The window catgcaaaaataGTTCTAGAGATAATGTTCGTAATCACGTGGTAACGAGAAGAATACCTCTTTATCCATATCCACGGTTCTAAATTTGTCCTATTCTCCTATATTTGTGATGCTAAAAGGGGACAGTGGCATACCTCTTCTATTTCTTACTGTCCATATATTCATGTGTTCATGTTCAAtgtgaagaaaaagggaaaagcagagaaagagagagcgagagagagaaCCTGATATGCAACAAAATCGCATTTCCCAAGCTTTTTGCTCCAGTACGGTGCCAAGGCACAATGTGCACTCCCACATACAGGATCCTGAAATTTGGAAAGCAAGTCATCTGACAGGATCCCGACCATTTAAAAGTCCataaaatggtttttttttctttttttggttcatCAGGTATATGGAATCATGTGATTAATTCATCTACAAGAATATTTCAGAAGGTTGAAACAAATAACCTCATTGATCCCATATTTCGGGCAGAAGAAGCGACTGTAGAAATCAAATCCAGATTCAGGGGGTGCAGCCGTGATGCAGGAAGCTGAGAGCATAGTGCTGGGGGGGCAGACCCAAAAGGATGGTTCTGCAGCCCACATGAAAGCTGCAGTTGATATCTATGAGAGGCATGGTGTTGTTCGCCCCAACCGAGCCACCAGTATTGTCAGGGATGGCGGTGTTACCATCTCTGAGGCACAAGTATGTGGCCGCCGTATCAACTCGTGACAAAGACCGAGAATTCTCCCGATTCGCCTTTTGACTCAACTGCAGTTACAATTGGAGAAGCAGCGGCTCATTTAGCTGGGGCCAAATTGATGGACTAGGGAGATGCAGCAGCTATCCAGGCTGCAAAAATTAGAGCCACTGGTCGAGGAAGCGTAGTGCATGGCGGAATTAGAGCAAAAGCTCAATCAGCAGTGGCACATAATGCCTATAATCAAGCTTAGTGATGTTCTGGCTGTAATTTAGCATCCGCTCTTACATTCTGACTTCAATGTAAATTAAGTCGAGTTTTTGCGTTTAAATGCTTTCTGCAGATGTCATATACATTGATTATCTTATATATAGCGTGCAACTAGTAAGTTCATCGATGACAAACCAGTGACAAGGGAGGCTGCTGAAGGGGTGATTGGTGCAGAAACCAGGGACAGGCCCGACATGACCACACATCCAGGGGGTGTTGCAGCATCAGCGGTAGCTGCAGCCGGGGTTAATAAGGATGTATAGTGTATCCAGACTTGGAACATCAAATGCTCCGTTCCATGTATGGCTGGTTGTGTTATATAGATGCCGTTTAGTAATTAGGACCTTGAAAGgattaaaataaaaatgtgtCTATTTCGTACGTGTAGTTTTTATGTTATGCCATGGGGTTCCAATCTTTTACTGGTTTGCTTGGTCATAATTCTGAACCTAATGCAACTGCTATTGCATATGACATGAGCCAAAGTAGCAGTAATATGTTTGGGAGTGAATGAAGTAGTTCGTCTTAGTAATAAACATCTCTAAAGACTCTAATTAACAGTCCAAATTTGTTCCAACATTCACAAACTTAATCCTGTGGATCCTCTTCATTTATCACAACTTGCATCCTTAAAATAGGTATCTGCGCCGCCACCATTGATCGACTTTCTACCTAGAATTTATACGACTATAGCAGAAGTCATAGAACCAACTTCATATATGAATGTTCGACTCttcattcattctttcttttcttttgggccGTCCTTTTCCcggtttttgtattttatttttgatgatGGAAAAGCAAGGTTTCCTTGTAACTCCACGTACGGAAAGTGTGAGGAAGTCTTACAAAAGTGCCACCGTTATTAAATATTCAAGATTCTGCAGGAGAGGATGAATTGTCAGTCAGAAATTGGAGCATCATATGCAGCAGCGGTTTCCTTTGGGATGTCTGTATCTATTTGCATACAGCAGCCACAAATTATTACTACTATGTATCATAAAAATGTACAGATATTGCCGCTCCCAGCCAATATTTCAAATCCTTATCTCACGTGGGATACTACGATCGATTCACgtacaaataaaataattagtTTGACCATTGAGCTTGAACTCAAGTACCCCCCTCTCCCTTCCCTTAACAACCCCTcctcccaaaaaaaacaaaaaaaaaaccagcatTAACTCGAGTCTTTTAGGTATGCAAAGATTCTGAATGTGCTATCTCCGTATATCTTTAATCCCGATCCCGCATTTGTATATTTGTATTTGTGCATGCATGCCGTCGATCGATTGTTGGGCAAGCGTAAGCTTCAATGAAGACACCATTAATTAATTCCATGATGCATGCTCCTTCACTCCTAATGCTTAAACAAGTCACAGTTTCTGATATATGGCGGCAGGGGATAATGAATTTTGGTAGGACTCTTTATAAGTGGAGATGATAGGGTTAATTGTTTGAATGAAACTTTCATATATTGTCTTTGTAGATGGTAGCCGATTCTACGTCTATAAAATTCGAGTTTTATGCATATGTATAATTATGACTAGGTTTTTTAGATAATGCAAATCCCCGACTTTATTTTCTTGTGTTCTAATGGACCTaaccaaacaaaaacaaagaaaggagagaaaatgTGAGAAACAGTTCTTGCAATCTGCACTTCCTAATTTCAGTACGGTACTGACGACAGAGATAGGTG is drawn from Coffea arabica cultivar ET-39 chromosome 1c, Coffea Arabica ET-39 HiFi, whole genome shotgun sequence and contains these coding sequences:
- the LOC113743426 gene encoding late embryogenesis abundant protein 32-like, which codes for MQEAESIVLGGQTQKDGSAAHMKAAVDIYERHGVVRPNRATSIVRDGGVTISEAQRATSKFIDDKPVTREAAEGVIGAETRDRPDMTTHPGGVAASAVAAAGVNKDFLCYAMGFQSFTGLLGHNSEPNATAIAYDMSQSSSNMFGSE